In one window of Denticeps clupeoides chromosome 2, fDenClu1.1, whole genome shotgun sequence DNA:
- the sycp2l gene encoding synaptonemal complex protein 2-like isoform X6 gives MTVKKSREEFVDKWFPVKNFALSFMAINDKEFETDCRIFLNRVNSYFGNERGVFTFPCLRAFLDSTELCMPDDKSLEKFWVDFNTGSSCISFFVNDPESSLWESINLSKLDVFSYNLRESNGQKILSVHMTTPVVHGRMKGKMVQIVFESTQNIELALQKVFEAGKEPDSAQCPEEETPEIHSIADPSSAEPPAVLEHVLPCPSREMSRGSKEEEFVIGDHSDTELARAKARVFRQSASSNGSTKSLPARVERLKPAKKKRSRSEDLSESDSSTPFIHSMLRKDKPKMDYTRKKAKVRSKLKVLPVSSPSSNEEAGVKRPKALLSRAERHPAFSTPINPHVKLIRLPNVKSPHGDSGFREHSLFESTTCDVPAEEDVAVDLEDVLLSRKMLLETAEAVTQAFKDSEDSEDELGSTVISAFQKFKIQLKEHFSARYKRIEARSLQSLSNCQEHITSLLKTIHDQRLVHLEKFQATVVQQLEHLEQDCQSLRNIERETVSFWQSESQTVRSFCEQQQKRLESLDTLRRTPKRPTTAELAREDGGLQQTRPSTALFVTSTPTTTT, from the exons ATGACCGTGAAGAAGTCAAGGGAGGAATTCGTTGATAAATGGTTCCCCGTTAAAAACTTTGCACTGTCCTTCATGGCAATCAATGACAAAGAATTTGAGACG GACTGCAGAATCTTTCTGAATAGAGTCAACAGCTATTTTGGAAATGAGCGAGG AGTTTTCACATTCCCATGCCTTCGAGCTTTCTTGGATTCCACAGAG CTCTGCATGCCTGATGATAAAAGTTTGGAGAAGTTCTGGGTTGATTTCAACACTGGATCCTCATGCATAAGTTTCTTTGTAAATGACCCAGAG AGTTCATTGTGGGAATCCATAAATCTGTCAAAATTGGACGTCTTCTCTTACAATCTTCGAG AAAGCAATGGGCAGAAAATTCTGAGTGTTCACATGACCACCCCTGTAGTCCACGGAAGGATGAAAGGCAAAATGGTGCAAATAGTGTTTGAATCCACTCAGAACATAGAACTCGCCCTGCAGAAAGTCTTTGAAGCTGGAAAAGAACCAGAT TCAGCTCAGTGCCCGGAGGAAGAGACACCAGAAATCCACAGCATTGCCGACCCGTCGTCTGCAG AACCCCCAGCTGTGCTGGAGCATGTGCTTCCTTG TCCCTCCAGGGAAATGTCCAGAGGCTCTAAGGAGGAAGAGTTTGTGATTGGCGACCACTCGGACACTGAG tTGGCAAGAGCCAAAGCGAGGGTTTTCAGACAATCTGCTTCTTCGAATGG GTCCACCAAGTCCCTTCCTGCCAGAGTTGAGCGACTGAAACCAGCAAAAAAG aAAAGGTCAAGGAGTGAGGACCTTTCTGAGAGCGACAGCAGCACACCTTTCATCCACAGCATGCTGCGTAAAGACAAGCCCAAGATGGATTACACTAGAAAGAAGGCGAAAGTTAGGAGCAAACTGAAGG TCCTTCCTGTCTCCTCACCCAGCAGTAATGAGGAGGCCGGTGTCAAG CGTCCAAAAGCTCTTCTCAGCAGAGCTGAACGTCATCCAGCCTTCTCTACCCCTATAAATCCTCATGTGAAACTTATCAGATTACCAAACGTCAAAAGCCCTCATGGAGATTCAG gatTTCGTGAACATTCTCTCTTTGAAAGCACAACGTGTGATGTTCCTGCCGAAGAG GATGTTGCAGTGGATCTGGAAGATGTCCTGCTATCCAGAAAAATGCTGCTTGAAACTGCAG AGGCCGTGACCCAAGCCTTTAAGGACTCAGAGGACTCTGAGGACGAGTTGGGCTCCACTGTGATCTCTGCCTTCCAGAAGTTTAAGATCCAGCTGAAGGAGCACTTCTCA GCGAGGTATAAAAGAATTGAGGCGAGATCTCTGCAGTCGTTATCTAACTGCCAAGAACACATCACCTCACTGCTAAAAACTATACACGATCAGAG GCTGGTGCATCTGGAGAAGTTTCAGGCGACTGTGGTCCAGCAGCTGGAACACCTGGAGCAGGACTGCCAGTCACTTCGGAACATCGAAAGGGAAACTGTG TCTTTTTGGCAGTCCGAGTCGCAGACTGTGAGGTCTTTCTGTGAGCAACAGCAGAAGAG GTTGGAGTCTTTAGACACCCTCAGGCGGACACCGAAAAGACCTACCACAGCAGAATTG GCCAGGGAGGACGGTGGTCTCCAGCAGACACGACCTTCTACAGCTCTATTTGTTACAAGCACACCGACCACAACTACCTAG